The Brachyspira aalborgi genome has a segment encoding these proteins:
- the lsrF gene encoding 3-hydroxy-5-phosphonooxypentane-2,4-dione thiolase — protein MFNNYSFGKKNRLSKIVMEDGKALMLAIDHGYFMGAAHGMEMPKVQVEKLIPHIDSLMLSPGILTSQIDSDFKKGIVLRASGGNTILESDIDNEGLILSAKNAIKLNASAIAVSMFVGAEHSHQTILNLTDAINDAMEYDLPVLGVTAVGKALKDKKEKRYLTHASRLAAELGADIVKTYYCEGFEEVVKKTTVPIIVAGGPKLDSYKDVLELCYNSIQCGAIGVDMGRNIWQSDYPEAITAGVAHIIHKNSSVKEALQLVESMCNDKTKRKEYFEVTQEDIENSKVH, from the coding sequence ATGTTTAATAATTATAGTTTCGGTAAGAAAAACCGTTTATCAAAAATCGTTATGGAAGATGGAAAAGCTTTAATGCTTGCCATAGACCATGGATATTTTATGGGCGCTGCGCATGGCATGGAAATGCCTAAAGTTCAAGTGGAAAAATTAATTCCGCATATAGACTCTTTAATGTTAAGTCCAGGAATATTGACGAGCCAAATCGATTCTGATTTTAAGAAAGGAATAGTTTTGAGAGCGAGCGGAGGAAATACAATATTGGAAAGCGATATTGATAACGAAGGTTTAATTTTATCTGCTAAAAATGCAATAAAATTAAACGCATCGGCTATAGCGGTTTCAATGTTTGTTGGAGCGGAACATTCGCATCAAACCATACTTAACTTAACCGATGCAATTAATGACGCTATGGAATACGATTTACCCGTTTTGGGAGTTACGGCTGTAGGAAAAGCGTTGAAAGACAAAAAAGAAAAAAGATATTTAACGCATGCATCGAGATTAGCAGCCGAGCTTGGAGCGGATATTGTTAAAACCTATTATTGCGAAGGATTTGAGGAAGTGGTTAAAAAGACAACCGTTCCTATAATAGTAGCTGGCGGACCTAAATTAGATAGTTATAAAGATGTATTAGAATTATGTTATAACTCAATACAATGCGGAGCGATAGGAGTGGATATGGGTAGAAATATATGGCAGTCCGATTATCCAGAAGCGATAACCGCTGGAGTTGCGCATATTATACATAAAAATTCATCGGTAAAAGAGGCTTTGCAATTAGTTGAATCTATGTGTAACGATAAAACTAAAAGAAAAGAATATTTTGAAGTAACTCAAGAAGATATAGAAAATTCAAAGGTTCATTAA